GCCGTACGGTCGTCGCCGTCGCGGGACGCGGCCAGGGCGGCCTGGACGAGCAGCGTCCCGCACAGCGACAACTCGGGCGGGCTGCCGTCCTCGATCACCGGCGGGGCGATCCGGTAGGCGGCGGCCAGCATCGCCGACGTCGCCAGCCTGGCCCGTCCCGACTCGCGCAGGACCGGGCCGAGCTGCACGGCGGCGGCAGCCACCGCCAGTCGGTCACCGGTGGCGGCGATCATCGCCCGGTCGACGGCCAGCCACGCCACGTCGACAGCGCCGAGCTTCGTCAGCAGCGACGCCGTCACCCGGTACGCCTCCACCAACAACGCGCGACCCGTCCCGGGTTCGTGGGCGTGGGTCCGCTGCGCGTCGGCCAACAACCGCGGCACCAGCTCGACCACCTGCGGATACCGGGCGTGCTGGAAGGTGCTCCACACGTGCCCGACCGCCCCCGCCAGCGCCTCGACCGGCAGCACCGGGCCACGGCCGACCGGGCGGCCCAGGGCGATCTCGTACGTCGACAGCGCCGCGCGGATCCGCTCCACCCCCTCGACGCGCTCGGCCACCCCGACCGGCTCGGTGTGCCGGCCGAGCAGCACCGCCGTGTCGATCCGCAGGGCGACGGCGATCTCCCGAAGCGTCGACACCTTGTCCAGCGACCGGACACCCCGCTCGACCTTGTCCACCCAACTCTTCGACTTGCCCAACCGGTCGGCGAGCATCTGCTGGGACAGCTTGCGCCGGCCCCGCCAGTACGCCACCCGCCGGCCGACCGGCAGCAGGTCACTGCTGTCCACGGCGCCACCGCCGGTCCGGCACCGCCCGGGTCGTCTCCTCGACCGGTATCCGGTCCGCCTCGGCCTGCTGGAGAAGCCGCCGCCGCGCGGCCTCCCGCTCCGCCTCCTCAATCTCCTCGCCTCGGCTTCCCGACGGGGTCTTCTCGCTCATCCCTACCTCCGCTGGCAGGGGCACGACGGCATGCTCGGCCAAGGACCGACACCGCCGCGCCCGACTCCATGCGGGTCACCTTCCGGCGACAACCGTGACCGAACGTGATCCGCCTGGTGACAGCATCGAGTGAATGGCCGGTTACCCCAAGGTGACACGTGTCCGCTGGACGAGCGGGCTGTCCGCTGTCAGGACGCGGGCCGGTACGTCTCGTAGACCTCGCGCAGCGCCGACACCTCTGTCGCACCGGTCTGCTCGACCCGCCGGAGTACCTCTCCTGCCCGCCACCAGTTCGACGGCACCACCCGCCCGGAGCGGATCGCCTCGGCGGCGACCGCGCTCGCTTCGTCGGGCTGATCGGCCGCGACCAGCGCCAAGGCCAGGTCGAGACGTGCGGACGCGGAGCGCCGAGGGCGGTCGCCGCCGTCTCCGCGCGGATCCAACTCCGCCAACACGACCCGGGCGACCTGCTCCGCAGCCGGGTCGCCGGCCCAGGACAGCGTCGTCGCCGTGTACGCCAACGCCTTCGTCGGGTCGTACCGGTAGTGATGCTCGGCCTGCTCCGGCACGGACAGGTTCGCGGTCAGCCGCTCCAACCGGTCCAGCGCATCGCGGGTCCGCCGGACATCACCCACGCGCGCCCACACCCTTGCCTCCTGCGCCGTCGCCTGGATGTACGCCGAGCTTCCGCGAGGTGCCACCCGCTGGGCCTGCTGCGCCAGTTCGAGCGCCTGCCGGTGCTCGCCCCGGGTGAGCCGGTCCCATGCCCGGGTTTCCAGGCACCACGCCTGGATCTCCGCATGCTCGCCGTGTCCGGCGAGCTTGGCAGCGGCAACCAGGTGCGCGCCGGCTGCGGAATGCTGCTCAAGGTCGATGTGCACAGTCGCCCGCAGCACGGTCAGCCAGCCGCCGGCAACGATCAGACGCCGCCGCTGCGCAAGGGTGCCCCGGCCGTCGAGCAGCCGACCCACGTACGCCAGATGCCGCCGCACCATCGGAAGCAGGTCCACCGGCGGCGTGGTCGCGTACGCGCTCGCCAGATCGTCGACGCCCGCCTCGATCCGGCTCAGCGTCTCGACGCTCACGTCACTGGCACGCACCCGAGCCAGCAGTTCATCGGCCTCCGCATCGTGGTCGACGGGCAGGCCGACAAGCCGCACGAGTGCCCCGCCGGCCTGAAGAATTTCATCGAGATGCCGAGCCGTCTCGGACGTCGGGGCCTTGGCGCCGGTCTCCAGATCGTGCAGGTGGCTCTTGCCCCGATGCGCGAGCTGCCCAAGCGCCCGCAGCGACAACCCACGGCCCACACGCAGCGCCCGCAACCGAGCCCCGAAACGCGGATCGACGTGCATCACAACGACGCTCCCAGCGCAGGAAGGAGGAACGCGCTTCAGCTCTCATCAGTGGACGACCACTACGGACGGTACACCGAATAGTCACGTCAACGTAACAGCCACCGCTGCC
The genomic region above belongs to Micromonospora sp. WMMD1128 and contains:
- a CDS encoding helix-turn-helix domain-containing protein encodes the protein MDSSDLLPVGRRVAYWRGRRKLSQQMLADRLGKSKSWVDKVERGVRSLDKVSTLREIAVALRIDTAVLLGRHTEPVGVAERVEGVERIRAALSTYEIALGRPVGRGPVLPVEALAGAVGHVWSTFQHARYPQVVELVPRLLADAQRTHAHEPGTGRALLVEAYRVTASLLTKLGAVDVAWLAVDRAMIAATGDRLAVAAAAVQLGPVLRESGRARLATSAMLAAAYRIAPPVIEDGSPPELSLCGTLLVQAALAASRDGDDRTAAKLLDEAAEMAARVGEGHDHHRTGFGPTAVELARITTTAELGETRQAIVRHEQVATGDGWRWLPTEHRAAHLIDAARAYLHADDPVNAGRALTAVDRIAPAELRHRPAGRDVLLRVARDPRAPTTLTDLAATLGTG
- a CDS encoding helix-turn-helix transcriptional regulator — protein: MHVDPRFGARLRALRVGRGLSLRALGQLAHRGKSHLHDLETGAKAPTSETARHLDEILQAGGALVRLVGLPVDHDAEADELLARVRASDVSVETLSRIEAGVDDLASAYATTPPVDLLPMVRRHLAYVGRLLDGRGTLAQRRRLIVAGGWLTVLRATVHIDLEQHSAAGAHLVAAAKLAGHGEHAEIQAWCLETRAWDRLTRGEHRQALELAQQAQRVAPRGSSAYIQATAQEARVWARVGDVRRTRDALDRLERLTANLSVPEQAEHHYRYDPTKALAYTATTLSWAGDPAAEQVARVVLAELDPRGDGGDRPRRSASARLDLALALVAADQPDEASAVAAEAIRSGRVVPSNWWRAGEVLRRVEQTGATEVSALREVYETYRPAS